Proteins found in one Microcella daejeonensis genomic segment:
- a CDS encoding DNA/RNA helicase domain-containing protein, whose protein sequence is MTGFEIQRVPFDKTAVRSWTKSDPRHRSWPVVYLIDAEAPKKPSSGFKDVYVGETLNAGARVLQHLDSPGKQHLTQVRVVLDDTFNKSVCLDLESHLIRLLAGDGTYRVLNRNEGITDSAYYDREVYRESFREVFDTLRDEGVFTRSVPEIENSDLFKLSPYKALTQDQAIAVEDIVEGLFDDLAKGVGELLVVQGEPGTGKTVVAVYLMKLLADIAASKPDDEPDADSIFADFFTDDHRRALQDFRVGLVVPQQSLRESIRRVFKRTPGLHPSQVMTAFQAGESEQPWDLLIVDEAHRLNQRANQSSGGQNKKFKDITTTLFGADDITKTQLDWIRARSRHQILMVDPEQSVRPADLAPEMLRELVSAAKDDLRHYPLVSQMRVRAGEDYIGWIRSILRPGPPDVDAPPPAPRTFQDYDMQFFDDIGEMHDAIRARDAEHGLARLVAGYAWPWVSKGSADVHDIELDGRLLRWNSTDTDWIASPGSLEEVGSIHTVQGYDLNYAGVVIGRDLEWDPKADRLLVNRRNYFDKKGKENNPTLGRKYSDEELLRYICNVYAVLLTRGIRGTYVYVCDEGLRERLTGLLPGSSAQVRDGN, encoded by the coding sequence ATGACCGGCTTTGAGATTCAGCGGGTCCCGTTCGACAAGACGGCGGTTCGCAGTTGGACGAAGAGCGACCCGAGGCACCGGAGCTGGCCAGTCGTCTATTTGATCGACGCGGAAGCCCCGAAGAAGCCCTCCTCGGGATTCAAGGACGTCTACGTCGGTGAGACGCTGAACGCCGGCGCGCGAGTGCTGCAACACCTCGACTCCCCCGGCAAACAGCATTTGACGCAGGTGCGGGTGGTGCTGGACGACACCTTCAACAAGTCCGTCTGCCTGGACCTCGAGTCTCACCTCATCCGTCTGCTCGCCGGTGACGGCACCTACCGGGTTCTCAACCGCAATGAGGGCATCACGGACTCTGCCTACTACGACCGCGAGGTGTACCGCGAGTCGTTCCGCGAGGTCTTCGACACCCTGCGAGACGAGGGTGTCTTCACCAGAAGCGTTCCGGAGATCGAGAACAGCGACCTCTTCAAACTGTCGCCCTACAAGGCCCTGACGCAGGATCAGGCGATCGCGGTCGAGGACATCGTGGAGGGACTGTTCGACGACCTCGCGAAGGGCGTCGGTGAGCTGCTCGTCGTGCAGGGCGAGCCGGGCACGGGAAAGACTGTGGTCGCCGTCTACCTGATGAAGCTGCTCGCCGATATCGCGGCATCGAAACCCGACGACGAACCGGATGCGGATTCCATTTTCGCCGACTTCTTCACGGACGATCATCGACGCGCACTGCAGGACTTCCGCGTGGGCCTGGTCGTCCCGCAGCAGTCGCTTCGGGAGAGCATCCGCCGCGTGTTCAAGCGCACGCCGGGCCTGCACCCATCGCAAGTGATGACGGCGTTCCAGGCGGGTGAGAGCGAGCAGCCGTGGGATCTGCTCATCGTCGACGAGGCTCACCGACTGAATCAGCGAGCCAACCAATCGTCGGGCGGCCAGAACAAGAAGTTCAAAGACATCACGACCACGCTCTTCGGCGCCGACGACATCACCAAGACGCAGCTCGACTGGATCCGCGCGCGTAGCCGCCACCAGATCCTCATGGTCGACCCTGAGCAGAGCGTTCGGCCGGCCGATCTGGCACCTGAGATGCTCCGCGAGCTGGTCAGCGCGGCGAAGGACGATCTCCGGCACTACCCGCTCGTCTCACAGATGCGCGTCCGCGCCGGCGAGGACTACATCGGCTGGATACGCAGCATCCTCCGTCCCGGTCCGCCCGACGTGGATGCTCCGCCGCCTGCACCTCGGACATTCCAGGACTACGACATGCAGTTCTTCGACGACATCGGCGAGATGCACGATGCGATTCGCGCTCGGGACGCGGAGCATGGCCTTGCTCGCCTCGTTGCCGGGTATGCCTGGCCGTGGGTGAGCAAGGGCTCGGCCGACGTGCATGACATCGAACTCGATGGCCGACTTCTCCGTTGGAACAGCACCGACACCGATTGGATCGCATCGCCCGGTTCTCTGGAGGAAGTCGGTTCGATCCACACGGTCCAGGGATACGACCTGAATTACGCGGGCGTGGTGATCGGTCGAGACCTTGAGTGGGATCCCAAAGCAGATCGCCTGCTAGTGAATCGAAGGAACTACTTCGATAAAAAGGGCAAGGAGAACAACCCGACGCTCGGCCGCAAGTACAGCGATGAGGAACTGCTGCGCTACATCTGCAACGTCTACGCAGTCCTGCTGACACGAGGCATTCGCGGAACCTACGTCTACGTGTGCGATGAAGGCTTGCGCGAGCGACTTACGGGTCTCCTCCCGGGTAGCTCGGCTCAGGTCAGAGACGGCAACTAG